In a genomic window of Labrys wisconsinensis:
- the murJ gene encoding murein biosynthesis integral membrane protein MurJ, whose amino-acid sequence MLKKILSVGAWTLVSRVTGFARDVFTAAILGTGPMADAFVVAFRLPNNFRAIFGEGAFSNSFVPAYTRIEEQAGRSAAAEFQGRIASLLLVSTLAVTLAAILFMPQVVSVLAPGFGNEAGQFDLAVTLTRITFPYLPLITLATLYGAVLNAAGRFTAFAAAPILLNLVWIAALLAAPLFPSPAHAVAWGVTISGAAQLGVVWWAARRARLLARLRAIRLDPELRRFFRSLGPALIGSMGVQIAMFADTIIASTLPSGAVSSLFYADRIYQLPYGVIAIAAGTVLLPEMSRFIAAGEPDKAHAAQNRAMLLIWFMAAPFFAAFLTVPELIMQAFFARGAFTSASAEAAGAALLAYGVGLPAIVLIRSAVASFYARGDTATPLWASLTAIAVNVGFKIVLMGPLQQAGLALATSIGAWVNLGILMVLAVRSGRMVPDRRLLNALGGLTVATALMGAAMVLAEALADPYVAGVSRQLREPAKLVLVGLAGGAVYGLAALVLFKALGMRLRR is encoded by the coding sequence TTGCTGAAGAAAATCCTGTCCGTCGGTGCCTGGACGCTGGTCTCGCGCGTCACCGGCTTTGCCCGCGATGTGTTCACGGCGGCGATCCTCGGCACTGGACCGATGGCCGACGCCTTCGTCGTCGCCTTCCGCCTGCCCAACAATTTCCGGGCGATCTTCGGCGAAGGCGCCTTCAGCAACAGCTTCGTGCCGGCCTATACGAGAATCGAGGAGCAGGCGGGCAGATCCGCCGCGGCCGAGTTCCAGGGCCGGATTGCCTCGCTGCTGCTCGTCTCGACGCTGGCCGTCACGCTCGCCGCCATCCTGTTCATGCCGCAGGTGGTCTCGGTGCTCGCCCCGGGCTTCGGCAACGAGGCGGGCCAGTTCGACCTCGCGGTGACCCTCACCCGCATCACCTTCCCCTACCTGCCGCTGATCACGCTGGCGACGCTGTACGGCGCCGTGCTCAACGCCGCCGGCCGCTTCACCGCCTTCGCGGCGGCGCCGATCCTGCTCAACCTGGTGTGGATCGCAGCCCTTCTGGCCGCGCCCCTCTTCCCGTCCCCCGCCCACGCGGTGGCCTGGGGCGTCACGATCTCGGGCGCGGCGCAGCTCGGCGTGGTCTGGTGGGCCGCCCGGCGCGCCCGCCTGCTCGCCCGCCTGCGGGCGATCCGCCTCGATCCGGAGCTGCGGCGCTTCTTCCGCAGCCTCGGACCGGCGCTGATCGGCTCGATGGGCGTGCAGATCGCCATGTTCGCCGACACCATCATCGCCTCGACGCTGCCCTCCGGCGCGGTGTCCTCGCTGTTCTATGCCGACCGCATCTACCAGCTCCCCTACGGCGTCATCGCCATCGCCGCGGGCACCGTGCTGCTGCCCGAGATGAGCCGCTTCATCGCCGCCGGCGAGCCGGACAAGGCCCATGCGGCCCAGAACCGGGCCATGCTGCTGATCTGGTTCATGGCCGCGCCGTTCTTCGCCGCCTTCCTCACCGTGCCCGAACTGATCATGCAAGCCTTCTTCGCCCGTGGCGCCTTCACCAGCGCCTCGGCCGAGGCGGCCGGGGCGGCGCTGCTGGCCTATGGCGTCGGCCTGCCGGCAATCGTGCTGATCCGCTCCGCCGTCGCCAGCTTCTATGCCCGCGGCGACACGGCGACGCCGCTCTGGGCCTCGCTCACGGCGATCGCCGTCAATGTCGGCTTCAAGATCGTGCTGATGGGGCCGCTGCAGCAGGCCGGGCTGGCGCTGGCGACCTCGATCGGCGCCTGGGTCAATCTCGGCATCCTGATGGTCCTGGCCGTGCGCAGCGGCCGGATGGTGCCCGACCGGCGCCTGCTCAACGCCCTGGGCGGGCTCACCGTCGCCACGGCGCTGATGGGCGCCGCCATGGTGCTGGCCGAGGCCCTGGCCGACCCTTACGTCGCCGGCGTGTCGCGGCAGTTGCGCGAGCCGGCCAAGCTCGTGCTGGTGGGGCTGGCCGGCGGCGCCGTCTACGGCCTGGCGGCGCTGGTCCTGTTCAAGGCCCTGGGGATGCGGCTGCGCCGCTGA
- a CDS encoding superoxide dismutase yields MSFTLPDLPYAHDALGPTMSKETLEFHHDKHHLAYVNNLNNLIKGTEWEGKSLEEVVKGSHGKNPGVFNNAGQHYNHIHFWKWMKPHGGGSIPGKLEKAIVDGLGSVEKAKEEFIQAGVTQFGSGWAWLAVKDGKVIVSKTPNGENPLVHGATPILGVDVWEHSYYIDYRNRRPDYLKAFVDSLVNWDHVAELYDAAVK; encoded by the coding sequence ATGTCCTTCACCCTGCCCGACCTGCCCTACGCCCATGACGCTCTCGGCCCGACCATGTCGAAGGAGACGCTCGAGTTCCACCACGACAAGCACCACCTCGCCTATGTCAACAACCTCAACAACCTGATCAAAGGCACGGAGTGGGAAGGCAAGAGCCTGGAGGAGGTCGTCAAGGGCTCCCATGGCAAGAATCCCGGCGTGTTCAACAATGCCGGCCAGCACTACAACCACATCCATTTCTGGAAGTGGATGAAGCCGCACGGCGGCGGCAGCATCCCGGGCAAGCTGGAGAAGGCCATCGTCGACGGCCTGGGCTCGGTAGAGAAGGCCAAGGAAGAGTTCATCCAGGCCGGCGTGACGCAGTTCGGCTCCGGCTGGGCCTGGCTGGCGGTCAAGGACGGCAAGGTGATCGTGTCCAAGACCCCCAACGGCGAGAACCCGCTGGTGCACGGCGCGACCCCGATCCTCGGCGTCGACGTCTGGGAGCACTCCTACTACATCGACTACCGCAACCGCCGCCCCGACTATCTCAAGGCCTTCGTCGACAGCCTGGTGAACTGGGACCACGTCGCCGAGCTCTACGACGCCGCGGTGAAGTGA
- the groES gene encoding co-chaperone GroES: MSFRPLHDRVVLRRLEGDEKTKGGIIIPDTAKEKPQEGEVVAVGPGTRDESGKLQPLDVKAGNRVLFGKWSGTEVKIDGEDLLILKESDILGVIA; this comes from the coding sequence ATGAGCTTTCGCCCCCTCCACGACCGCGTGGTCCTCCGTCGCCTCGAAGGAGACGAGAAGACCAAGGGCGGCATCATCATCCCCGACACCGCCAAGGAGAAGCCGCAGGAAGGCGAGGTCGTCGCCGTCGGCCCCGGCACCCGCGACGAGTCCGGCAAGCTGCAGCCGCTCGACGTCAAGGCCGGCAACCGCGTGCTGTTCGGCAAATGGTCGGGCACCGAGGTCAAGATCGACGGCGAGGACCTCTTGATCCTCAAGGAATCCGACATTCTCGGCGTCATCGCCTGA
- the groL gene encoding chaperonin GroEL (60 kDa chaperone family; promotes refolding of misfolded polypeptides especially under stressful conditions; forms two stacked rings of heptamers to form a barrel-shaped 14mer; ends can be capped by GroES; misfolded proteins enter the barrel where they are refolded when GroES binds), giving the protein MAAKDVKFSADARERLLRGVDILANAVKVTLGPKGRNVVIEKSFGAPRITKDGVTVAKEIELEDRFENLGAQLLREVASKTNDSAGDGTTTATVLAQAIVREGAKAVAAGFNPLDLKRGIDLAVAEAVKDIEKRAKKVKSSEEVAQVGTISANGEAEIGSIIATAVEKVGNEGVITVEEAKTAETELDVVEGLQFDRGYLSPYFVTNAEKLVTEFDDPYILIHEKKLASLQPLLPVLEAVVQTGKPLLIIAEDVEGEALATLVVNKLRGGLKVAAVKAPGFGDRRKAILEDIAILTAGQTISEDLGIKLENVTLADLGRAKRVRIEKENTTIVDGAGKKKDIDARVAQIKAQIEETTSDYDKEKLQERLAKIAGGVAVIRVGGSTEVEVKEKKDRVDDALNATRAAIAEGIVPGGGVALLRAKSAVAKLKSDNADVQSGINIVLKALEAPIRQIVDNAGVEGSLVVGKILENKSATFGFNAQTEAFVDLIEAGIVDPAKVVRTALQDAASVASLIVTTEALVTELPKDKPAFPGPGAGAGDF; this is encoded by the coding sequence ATGGCTGCCAAGGACGTGAAATTTTCCGCCGATGCGCGCGAGCGGCTGCTGCGCGGCGTCGACATCCTCGCCAACGCCGTCAAGGTCACGCTGGGCCCGAAGGGGCGGAACGTCGTGATCGAGAAGTCGTTCGGCGCCCCGCGCATCACCAAGGACGGCGTCACCGTCGCCAAGGAGATCGAGCTGGAGGACAGGTTCGAGAACCTCGGCGCGCAGCTCCTGCGCGAGGTCGCCTCCAAGACCAACGATTCCGCCGGCGACGGCACCACCACCGCCACCGTGCTGGCCCAGGCCATCGTCCGCGAGGGCGCCAAGGCCGTGGCCGCCGGCTTCAACCCGCTCGACCTCAAGCGCGGCATCGACCTTGCCGTCGCCGAGGCGGTGAAGGACATCGAGAAGCGCGCCAAGAAGGTGAAGTCGTCGGAGGAAGTGGCCCAGGTCGGCACCATCTCGGCCAATGGCGAGGCCGAGATCGGCTCGATCATCGCCACCGCCGTGGAGAAGGTCGGCAATGAAGGCGTGATCACCGTCGAGGAGGCCAAGACCGCCGAGACCGAGCTCGACGTGGTCGAAGGCCTGCAGTTCGACCGCGGCTATCTCTCGCCCTATTTCGTCACCAATGCCGAGAAGTTGGTCACCGAGTTCGACGACCCCTACATCCTGATCCACGAGAAGAAGCTCGCCTCGCTCCAGCCGCTGCTGCCGGTGCTGGAGGCCGTGGTTCAGACCGGCAAGCCGCTGCTGATCATCGCCGAGGACGTCGAGGGCGAGGCTCTCGCCACGCTCGTGGTCAACAAGCTGCGCGGCGGCCTGAAGGTCGCGGCCGTCAAGGCGCCGGGCTTCGGCGACCGCCGCAAGGCCATCCTGGAGGACATCGCCATCCTCACCGCCGGCCAGACCATCTCCGAGGATCTCGGCATCAAGCTGGAGAACGTCACGCTGGCCGATCTCGGCCGCGCCAAGCGGGTGCGCATCGAGAAGGAGAACACCACCATCGTCGATGGCGCCGGCAAGAAGAAGGACATCGACGCCCGGGTGGCGCAGATCAAGGCGCAGATCGAGGAGACGACTTCCGACTACGACAAGGAGAAGCTGCAGGAGCGCCTGGCCAAGATCGCCGGCGGCGTCGCGGTGATCCGCGTCGGCGGCTCGACCGAGGTCGAGGTCAAGGAGAAGAAGGACCGGGTCGACGACGCGCTCAACGCCACGCGGGCCGCCATCGCCGAAGGCATCGTCCCCGGCGGCGGCGTCGCGCTGCTGCGGGCCAAGTCCGCGGTCGCCAAGCTCAAGAGCGACAACGCCGACGTCCAGTCCGGCATCAACATCGTGCTCAAGGCGCTCGAAGCCCCGATCCGCCAGATCGTCGACAATGCCGGCGTCGAAGGCTCGCTCGTCGTCGGCAAGATCCTGGAGAACAAGTCGGCGACCTTCGGCTTCAACGCCCAGACCGAGGCCTTCGTCGACCTGATCGAGGCCGGCATCGTCGATCCTGCCAAGGTCGTGCGCACCGCCCTGCAGGACGCGGCCTCGGTCGCCTCGCTGATCGTCACCACCGAGGCGCTCGTCACCGAGCTGCCGAAGGACAAGCCCGCCTTCCCCGGGCCGGGTGCCGGCGCGGGCGACTTCTGA
- a CDS encoding S9 family peptidase — MADAMRPPVAEKRPVERVVHGVRLTDDYAWLRADNWQEVLRDPAALPADIRAHLQAENAYAGTVLGPTQALQETLFAELKGRLKPDDSSVPAPDGPYAYYARFREGGQHRLHCRRPREGGEETVLLDGDRLAEGSAFFQMGGSSHSRDHRHLAWSADAKGSELYEMRVLDAMSGAMLDDIVPDTAGGAVWSADGRCFFYVQVDEHHRALRVFRHELGTPAAADALVYEEADTGMFVSLGETQSGRFGLISIHDHETAEVRLLDLAAPEAPPRLVAPREPGVRYEVEHHPSWPDGESLVILTNADGAEDFKVVLAPLADPSRGRWRDLLAHRPGRMILSLAVLEGWLVRLEREDGLPRIVVRALGSGEEHAIAFAEEAYSLGMDAGFEFVTDTLRFTYSSMTTPAETYDYDMAGRHRTLRKRQEVPSGHDPAHYVTRRLMAPAPDGESVPVSLLYRRTTPLDGSAPCLLYGYGAYGISIPAAFSTNALSLVDRGFVYAIAHIRGGTEKGWRWYREGKLTKKPNSFSDFVAAGEHLARERLTSRGRIVAHGGSAGGMLMGAVANLAPDLFGAILAEVPFVDVLATMLDDSLPLTPPEWPEWGNPIADADAFAGIRAYSPVDNVEARAYPPMLVLAGLTDPRVTYWEPAKWVARLRALKTDANPIAFRVNMDAGHGGASGRFDRLKEVALVQAFALMVAGRA, encoded by the coding sequence ATGGCGGATGCGATGCGGCCGCCCGTGGCGGAGAAGCGCCCGGTCGAGCGGGTCGTGCACGGGGTACGGCTGACCGACGACTATGCCTGGCTGCGCGCCGACAACTGGCAGGAGGTGCTGCGCGATCCCGCAGCGCTGCCGGCCGACATCCGTGCTCATCTCCAGGCTGAGAACGCCTATGCCGGGACCGTGCTGGGGCCGACGCAGGCCCTGCAGGAAACCCTGTTCGCCGAGCTCAAGGGCCGTCTCAAGCCGGACGATTCGAGCGTGCCGGCGCCGGACGGCCCCTACGCCTATTACGCGCGCTTCCGCGAAGGCGGACAGCACCGGCTGCATTGCCGCCGGCCGCGCGAGGGCGGCGAGGAGACGGTGCTGCTCGACGGCGACCGGCTGGCGGAAGGCAGCGCCTTCTTCCAGATGGGCGGCTCCAGCCATTCGCGCGATCACCGGCACCTGGCCTGGAGCGCCGACGCCAAGGGCTCCGAGCTCTACGAGATGCGCGTGCTCGACGCGATGAGCGGTGCCATGCTCGACGACATCGTGCCCGACACCGCGGGCGGGGCGGTGTGGAGCGCGGACGGGCGCTGCTTCTTCTATGTGCAGGTGGACGAGCATCACCGGGCCCTGCGCGTCTTCCGCCACGAGCTCGGCACGCCGGCCGCGGCGGACGCGCTGGTCTACGAGGAAGCCGATACCGGCATGTTCGTCAGCCTGGGCGAGACCCAGTCCGGCCGCTTCGGCCTGATCTCGATCCACGATCACGAGACCGCCGAGGTGCGGCTGCTCGACCTCGCCGCGCCCGAGGCGCCGCCCCGCCTGGTGGCGCCGCGGGAGCCCGGCGTGCGCTACGAGGTCGAGCACCACCCGTCCTGGCCGGACGGCGAAAGCCTCGTCATCCTCACCAATGCCGACGGCGCCGAGGACTTCAAGGTCGTGCTCGCGCCGCTCGCCGATCCTTCGCGAGGCCGCTGGCGCGATCTGCTGGCGCACCGGCCGGGCCGGATGATCCTGTCGCTGGCCGTGCTCGAGGGCTGGCTTGTGCGCCTGGAGCGCGAGGACGGGCTGCCGCGCATCGTCGTGCGCGCGCTGGGCAGCGGCGAGGAGCACGCCATCGCCTTCGCCGAGGAGGCCTATTCGCTCGGCATGGATGCGGGCTTCGAGTTCGTCACCGATACGCTGCGCTTCACCTATTCCTCGATGACCACGCCGGCCGAGACCTACGACTACGACATGGCCGGCCGCCATCGGACCTTGCGCAAGCGCCAGGAGGTGCCCTCCGGGCACGACCCGGCGCACTACGTGACGCGCCGGCTGATGGCGCCGGCGCCCGACGGCGAAAGCGTGCCGGTGTCGCTGCTCTACCGCAGGACGACCCCGCTCGACGGCTCCGCGCCCTGCCTGCTCTACGGCTACGGCGCCTATGGCATCTCGATCCCCGCCGCATTCTCGACCAACGCACTGTCGCTGGTCGATCGCGGCTTCGTCTATGCCATCGCCCATATCCGGGGCGGCACGGAGAAGGGCTGGCGCTGGTACCGGGAAGGCAAGCTCACGAAGAAGCCGAACAGCTTCAGCGACTTCGTCGCCGCCGGCGAGCACCTGGCTCGCGAGCGCCTCACCAGCCGCGGGCGCATCGTCGCCCATGGCGGATCGGCCGGCGGCATGCTGATGGGAGCGGTCGCCAACCTGGCGCCTGACCTGTTCGGCGCGATCCTCGCCGAGGTGCCCTTCGTCGACGTCCTCGCCACCATGCTCGACGACAGCCTGCCGCTGACCCCGCCGGAATGGCCGGAATGGGGCAACCCGATCGCGGACGCGGACGCCTTCGCCGGCATCCGCGCCTATAGCCCCGTCGACAATGTCGAGGCCAGGGCCTATCCGCCGATGCTGGTGCTGGCCGGCCTCACCGACCCGCGCGTCACCTATTGGGAGCCGGCGAAATGGGTGGCGCGCCTGCGCGCGCTCAAGACCGACGCCAACCCGATCGCCTTCCGGGTCAACATGGATGCCGGCCATGGCGGCGCGTCGGGCCGCTTCGACCGGCTGAAGGAAGTGGCGCTGGTGCAGGCCTTCGCGCTGATGGTGGCGGGAAGGGCCTGA
- the msrB gene encoding peptide-methionine (R)-S-oxide reductase MsrB: MPSAPTTRDRIIKSDAEWRAELTPEQYRVLRQHGTERPFTGPFWNSNEAGLYSCAGCGAPLFLSDTKFDAGCGWPSFFASVSPDAIIEIDDLSHGMRRTEIRCAACEGHLGHVFPDGPRPTGLRYCLNGHAMRFTPEGA, encoded by the coding sequence ATGCCCAGCGCGCCCACCACCCGCGACAGGATCATCAAGAGCGACGCCGAATGGCGCGCCGAGCTGACGCCGGAGCAGTATCGCGTCCTGCGCCAGCACGGCACGGAGCGCCCGTTCACCGGCCCCTTCTGGAACAGCAACGAGGCCGGGCTCTATTCCTGCGCCGGCTGCGGCGCGCCGCTGTTCCTGTCCGACACCAAGTTCGATGCCGGCTGCGGCTGGCCGAGCTTCTTTGCCTCGGTCTCGCCGGACGCGATCATCGAGATCGATGATCTGTCGCACGGCATGCGGCGCACCGAGATCCGCTGCGCCGCCTGCGAGGGCCATCTCGGCCATGTCTTCCCCGACGGTCCCAGGCCGACGGGCCTGCGCTATTGCCTGAACGGCCATGCCATGCGCTTCACCCCCGAGGGCGCCTGA
- a CDS encoding MucR family transcriptional regulator, whose product MSDGSNGSDFIELAADIVSAYVSNNSVAASDLPNLIGEIHSALLRVSSGVQEAPVEAPKPAVPVKRSVTPDYIICLEDGKKFKSLKRHLRTQYNMSPEEYREKWALPADYPMVAPNYAQARSNLAKQMGLGQQRRRKGR is encoded by the coding sequence ATGAGCGACGGATCGAACGGCTCGGATTTCATTGAACTGGCGGCTGACATCGTCTCCGCCTATGTCAGCAACAACTCCGTTGCGGCTTCTGACCTCCCGAACCTCATTGGTGAGATCCACAGCGCCCTGCTGCGCGTATCCAGCGGTGTTCAGGAAGCGCCGGTGGAAGCTCCGAAGCCCGCCGTCCCGGTCAAGCGGTCGGTGACGCCGGACTACATCATCTGCCTGGAAGACGGCAAGAAGTTCAAGTCGCTGAAGCGCCATCTGCGCACCCAGTACAACATGTCGCCGGAGGAATATCGCGAGAAGTGGGCACTTCCCGCCGACTATCCGATGGTGGCCCCGAACTATGCCCAGGCGCGCTCCAACCTCGCCAAGCAGATGGGCCTCGGCCAGCAGCGCCGCCGCAAGGGCCGATAA
- a CDS encoding SufE family protein encodes MSIPAIADIVENFGFLDEWEDRYRYLIELGRLLEPLPEGARTAENKVQGCVSQVWLLTGASDGRLFFQGDSDAHIVKGLVAILIALFSGKPAAEILATDALKVFRDLGLEEHLTPQRSNGLKSMVERMRADARQALAAA; translated from the coding sequence ATGAGCATCCCCGCGATCGCCGACATCGTCGAGAATTTCGGCTTCCTGGACGAATGGGAAGACCGCTACCGCTATCTCATCGAACTGGGCCGGCTGCTGGAGCCGCTGCCCGAGGGCGCACGCACGGCGGAGAACAAGGTGCAGGGCTGCGTCAGCCAGGTCTGGCTGCTGACCGGCGCCAGCGACGGCCGCCTGTTCTTCCAGGGCGACAGCGACGCCCATATCGTCAAGGGCCTGGTGGCGATCCTGATCGCGCTGTTCTCGGGCAAGCCCGCCGCCGAGATCCTGGCCACCGACGCGCTCAAGGTGTTCCGGGACCTCGGCCTGGAGGAGCACCTGACGCCGCAGCGGTCCAACGGGCTCAAATCCATGGTCGAACGCATGCGTGCCGATGCGCGCCAGGCGCTCGCCGCGGCCTGA
- a CDS encoding DUF5330 domain-containing protein, which translates to MFFLLRALFWIGVVMLFLPMPHSAPTGTARTAQPPAAAALAGSAAASAASFCLKRPDTCRSGAETAQRFGLNVERSARLISDLLAANEPAPAAAPKPPRPAGKARAAAPAHLRDPG; encoded by the coding sequence ATGTTCTTCCTGTTGCGTGCCCTGTTCTGGATCGGCGTGGTGATGCTGTTCCTGCCCATGCCGCATTCCGCCCCGACCGGGACGGCACGGACCGCCCAGCCCCCCGCCGCGGCCGCCCTCGCCGGCTCCGCCGCCGCCAGCGCCGCCTCGTTCTGCCTGAAGCGGCCCGACACCTGCCGCTCGGGCGCCGAGACGGCGCAGCGCTTCGGCCTGAACGTGGAACGAAGCGCCAGGCTCATCTCCGACCTTCTCGCCGCCAACGAGCCGGCGCCGGCCGCCGCCCCCAAGCCCCCACGCCCTGCCGGCAAGGCTCGCGCAGCCGCGCCGGCGCACCTGCGCGACCCGGGCTGA
- a CDS encoding PAS domain-containing sensor histidine kinase, translating to MFVDDLVHDHAKADPLIAARHSAFIATHLVVGVVTLACLPGYLALRGDLTPTEALVFSILACPVAIAFFLSRTARFEAANILSAMALCGLVAVAATRTGGVQSFVLICLPLVPLEAAIAGSRRVVAAALAMAVLTAAGIAGADMAGLLPSAAETANSMALHGVVMMAAIGYAGGIAFLNHGFQAAEAEMIRSGEARYAMLAENMNDLVTRHGEAGRVTYASPAATVMTGVAPSALLGQGLFERVHVSDRPTYLAALSQAQAGAACTAEFRLRRDGGISFIWVEMRCRSVGAGEASHVVAVSRDITGRKAQELATEAARAEAERANAAKGRFLATMSHELRTPLNAVIGFSEMLMNEKVMGIDAERRHEYAGLIHDSGQHLLSVVNGVLDMSKIETGNFQILAEPFSIESLVDNCRAMMLLKAEAGRIRLDLAVEPGLPDIVADKRACRQICLNLMSNAIKFTPPGGKVTVGARAEAAGIALFVTDTGVGIAREDLPRLGEAFFQASSAYDRAFEGTGLGLSVVKGLAVLHGGWMEVDSVVGRGTTVTVRLPLDCENAASRDAIAMASNVERLWPRAQQPGPMSVPETQGKKRA from the coding sequence ATGTTCGTGGACGATCTCGTCCATGACCATGCCAAGGCCGATCCGCTGATCGCGGCGCGTCACAGCGCGTTCATCGCGACCCATCTCGTCGTCGGGGTCGTGACCCTTGCCTGCCTTCCCGGCTATCTCGCGCTGCGCGGCGACCTCACGCCGACCGAGGCGCTGGTCTTCTCGATCCTGGCCTGCCCCGTCGCCATCGCCTTCTTCCTGTCCCGCACCGCCCGTTTCGAGGCGGCCAACATTCTCTCGGCCATGGCGCTCTGCGGCCTCGTGGCGGTGGCTGCCACCCGCACCGGCGGCGTCCAGTCCTTCGTGCTGATCTGCCTGCCGCTCGTCCCGCTCGAGGCGGCGATCGCCGGCTCGCGCCGCGTCGTCGCCGCGGCCCTCGCCATGGCGGTGCTGACGGCCGCGGGCATTGCCGGGGCCGACATGGCCGGTCTGCTGCCCTCCGCTGCCGAGACCGCCAACTCGATGGCCCTGCACGGGGTGGTGATGATGGCGGCGATCGGCTATGCCGGCGGCATCGCCTTCCTCAATCACGGCTTCCAGGCGGCCGAGGCGGAGATGATCCGCAGCGGCGAGGCGCGCTACGCCATGCTGGCCGAGAACATGAACGACCTGGTGACCCGCCACGGCGAGGCCGGCCGCGTCACCTATGCTTCGCCGGCGGCCACGGTGATGACCGGGGTGGCGCCCAGCGCGCTGCTCGGCCAGGGCCTGTTCGAGCGCGTGCACGTCTCCGACCGTCCGACCTATCTCGCGGCGCTGTCGCAGGCCCAGGCCGGCGCAGCCTGCACCGCCGAGTTCCGCCTGCGCCGCGACGGCGGCATCAGCTTCATCTGGGTGGAGATGCGCTGCCGCTCGGTCGGCGCGGGCGAGGCCAGCCATGTCGTCGCCGTGTCGCGTGACATCACCGGCCGCAAGGCGCAGGAGCTGGCGACCGAGGCAGCCCGTGCCGAGGCCGAAAGGGCCAACGCCGCCAAGGGCCGCTTCCTCGCCACCATGAGCCACGAGCTGCGCACGCCGCTCAATGCCGTCATCGGCTTCTCCGAGATGCTGATGAACGAGAAGGTGATGGGCATCGATGCCGAGCGCCGGCACGAGTATGCCGGGCTGATCCACGACAGCGGCCAGCACCTCCTGTCCGTGGTCAACGGCGTGCTCGACATGTCGAAGATCGAGACCGGCAATTTCCAGATCTTGGCCGAGCCCTTCTCGATCGAGAGCCTGGTCGACAATTGCCGCGCCATGATGCTGCTCAAGGCCGAGGCCGGGCGGATCCGCCTCGACCTCGCCGTCGAGCCCGGCCTGCCCGACATCGTCGCCGACAAGCGGGCCTGCCGGCAGATCTGCCTCAACCTCATGTCGAACGCCATCAAGTTCACCCCGCCCGGCGGCAAGGTGACGGTCGGGGCCCGCGCCGAAGCTGCCGGCATCGCCCTGTTCGTCACCGATACCGGCGTCGGCATCGCGCGTGAGGACCTGCCGCGCCTGGGTGAGGCCTTCTTCCAGGCGAGCTCTGCCTATGACCGCGCCTTCGAGGGCACCGGCCTCGGCCTCTCCGTGGTCAAGGGCCTGGCGGTGCTACATGGCGGCTGGATGGAGGTGGACAGCGTCGTCGGCCGTGGAACCACGGTGACCGTGCGCCTGCCGCTGGACTGCGAGAATGCCGCCTCGCGCGATGCCATCGCCATGGCGTCGAACGTCGAGCGGCTCTGGCCGCGCGCCCAGCAGCCGGGGCCGATGTCCGTCCCGGAAACACAGGGGAAGAAGCGTGCGTGA
- a CDS encoding peptidoglycan-binding domain-containing protein, with amino-acid sequence MREALARSDRDFLSEEAEFESSRLLSTLMLVLRRPIEIAGSLTMAGFTAAIIVNALGMQVGPHPAPFFAREWPLRAADSALPPAPTPPARPVAQAAPPAAADASTADAPTADVPAAPSDGSALLRDIQTELAARNYYDGTPDGVLGRKSDAAIRAFQTRMGLTVDGQPSEDLLSRLKAAPVPQAAAREGGDPIAALIAASAPSAAPPVRPATTPVPPSKRLLAIEKTLAALGYGPLKVDGIMDGDTRAAISRFERDRSLPVTGQVSPRLVKELTAVSGIALE; translated from the coding sequence GTGCGTGAAGCGTTGGCGAGGTCCGACCGCGATTTCCTGTCCGAGGAGGCGGAGTTCGAATCCTCGCGCCTGCTCTCGACCCTGATGCTGGTCCTGCGCCGGCCGATCGAGATCGCCGGCTCCCTGACCATGGCGGGCTTCACCGCCGCCATCATCGTCAACGCGCTCGGCATGCAGGTCGGGCCCCATCCCGCCCCGTTCTTCGCGCGCGAATGGCCGCTGCGCGCCGCCGATTCCGCGCTGCCGCCGGCTCCGACGCCGCCGGCCCGCCCGGTGGCGCAGGCCGCGCCGCCGGCTGCCGCCGACGCGTCCACGGCCGACGCGCCCACGGCCGATGTGCCGGCGGCTCCGTCGGACGGCAGCGCCCTGCTGCGGGACATCCAGACCGAGCTCGCCGCACGCAACTATTACGACGGCACGCCCGACGGCGTGCTCGGCCGCAAGTCCGACGCCGCCATCCGCGCCTTCCAGACCCGCATGGGGCTGACCGTCGACGGCCAGCCGAGCGAGGATCTCCTGTCGCGCCTCAAGGCCGCGCCTGTGCCGCAGGCCGCGGCGCGCGAGGGCGGCGATCCCATCGCCGCGCTGATTGCCGCCAGCGCGCCGTCGGCTGCGCCGCCCGTCAGGCCGGCGACGACGCCGGTGCCGCCGAGCAAGCGTCTGCTGGCGATCGAGAAGACGCTCGCGGCCCTCGGCTACGGCCCGCTCAAGGTCGACGGCATCATGGACGGCGACACACGGGCGGCGATCAGCCGTTTCGAGCGTGACCGGTCGCTGCCCGTGACCGGCCAGGTCTCGCCCCGCCTCGTCAAGGAACTGACGGCCGTCTCCGGCATTGCGCTGGAATGA